A genomic segment from Propionibacteriaceae bacterium ZF39 encodes:
- a CDS encoding response regulator transcription factor has protein sequence MHDDTDSLRRTLAAGARGYVLKGAGHGAIARAVAAVAEGDTVISGDLGRSVRTAVSRGALVPDDGLTAREREVLELVREGLDNPQIARRLGVSIKTVQNNVSSLLTKLQVSTRIQLITRRTGQG, from the coding sequence ATGCACGACGACACCGACTCGCTGCGGCGTACGCTCGCGGCCGGCGCGCGGGGCTATGTGCTCAAGGGCGCGGGCCACGGAGCGATCGCCCGCGCGGTGGCGGCGGTTGCGGAGGGCGACACGGTCATCAGTGGGGATCTCGGGCGATCGGTGCGCACGGCAGTCTCACGGGGTGCGCTCGTCCCGGATGACGGGCTCACCGCGCGGGAGCGCGAGGTGCTGGAACTGGTGCGCGAGGGCCTGGACAATCCGCAGATCGCCAGGCGCCTCGGGGTGTCGATCAAGACCGTGCAGAACAACGTCAGCTCGCTGCTGACCAAGCTCCAGGTTTCGACGCGGATCCAGTTGATCACCCGACGGACTGGCCAGGGCTAG